From one candidate division KSB1 bacterium genomic stretch:
- the hypE gene encoding hydrogenase expression/formation protein HypE has protein sequence MGERIRLAHGSGGRLTLRLIEEVFRARFGVNEPPDDSFVTDLPHERIAVTTDAHVVEPIFFPGGDIGRLAICGTVNDLAVQGAVPRLITAAFVLEEGLSLVELDRIVASMAQAAETVGARIVAGDTKVVPKGKGDKVYIVTTGLGVVESPYPLSGSNARPGDVVLVSGPVGEHEMAIIAARSGIALDGDFCSDVAPLLDLAAALWRSCEVHAMRDPTRGGLATTLNEISRQSRVAIEVDERSVPVRPEVLGACELLGFDPLYLACEGRLVAVVPESEAERALTVLRTHPLGREAAVVGRVLREPEARVYLRTGIGGRRILDLLSGEQLPRIC, from the coding sequence ATGGGCGAACGGATTCGCCTCGCCCACGGAAGCGGAGGACGGCTCACCCTGCGTCTCATTGAAGAGGTGTTTCGAGCTCGGTTCGGGGTCAATGAGCCTCCGGACGACAGCTTTGTAACGGATCTGCCGCACGAGCGGATCGCCGTCACGACCGATGCCCATGTGGTCGAGCCGATCTTCTTCCCGGGCGGGGATATCGGTCGCCTCGCCATCTGCGGGACGGTAAACGATCTGGCTGTGCAGGGGGCTGTCCCCCGGCTGATCACGGCCGCCTTTGTCCTGGAGGAGGGACTTTCCCTGGTTGAGCTCGATCGAATTGTGGCCTCGATGGCCCAGGCCGCGGAGACGGTGGGCGCCCGCATTGTGGCTGGTGACACCAAAGTCGTGCCGAAAGGGAAAGGCGACAAAGTCTATATCGTGACCACGGGCTTGGGGGTCGTGGAGAGCCCTTATCCTCTATCCGGTTCGAATGCGAGGCCGGGCGATGTGGTGCTGGTCAGCGGGCCGGTGGGTGAGCACGAGATGGCCATCATCGCTGCCCGTTCGGGCATCGCGCTGGATGGCGATTTTTGCTCAGACGTCGCGCCTCTATTGGATCTCGCTGCCGCCCTCTGGCGGAGCTGTGAGGTGCACGCGATGAGGGACCCTACGAGGGGAGGGCTTGCCACCACCTTGAACGAAATTTCGCGCCAGTCCCGAGTAGCGATCGAGGTGGACGAGCGAAGCGTTCCTGTTCGCCCAGAGGTCCTGGGCGCCTGCGAACTGCTGGGGTTTGATCCCCTGTACCTCGCCTGCGAGGGGCGCCTCGTGGCGGTGGTTCCCGAAAGCGAAGCCGAACGGGCTCTTACCGTGCTTCGCACTCATCCCCTGGGCAGAGAAGCGGCGGTGGTGGGCCGGGTCCTACGCGAGCCGGAAGCAAGGGTGTACTTACGTACGGGCATCGGGGGCCGCCGAATTCTGGACCTCCTTTCAGGCGAACAGCTACCGCGCATCTGCTGA
- a CDS encoding YbaK/EbsC family protein encodes MPASRLKQFLDEEGVKYVSIKHSRAYTAQEIAAAMHVPGQELAKTVLVKLDGKMAMIVLPASYTVDLEALRKCTGASQAELAREEEFRELFPDCELGAMPPFGNLYGLPVYVDESITQDKEIVFNACSHTEAIRMAYADYERLVHPTHVRCGRHV; translated from the coding sequence ATGCCAGCGTCAAGACTGAAGCAATTCCTGGACGAAGAGGGGGTCAAGTACGTCAGCATCAAGCACTCCCGTGCCTACACGGCGCAGGAAATTGCGGCCGCGATGCACGTCCCCGGGCAGGAGCTCGCAAAAACGGTGCTGGTCAAACTCGATGGCAAGATGGCGATGATTGTCCTGCCCGCCAGCTACACGGTTGACCTGGAGGCGCTTCGCAAGTGCACCGGGGCGAGCCAAGCGGAGCTGGCCCGCGAGGAGGAGTTCCGGGAGTTGTTCCCGGACTGTGAGCTCGGCGCCATGCCACCGTTCGGCAATCTTTACGGCCTTCCGGTGTACGTCGACGAGTCGATCACCCAGGATAAGGAGATCGTCTTCAACGCCTGCTCCCATACGGAGGCCATACGGATGGCCTATGCGGACTATGAGCGGCTGGTCCACCCAACCCACGTGCGTTGCGGTCGCCATGTTTGA
- a CDS encoding methyl-accepting chemotaxis protein, with translation MGSSRTVLSLRTKLLLLVESVVIVLAVGVSLYFARLQRSRTLEEIDRLVEALASNLAFQGRFGLLLGDTEELNRALQSVQVEDVVYGAYLDSAGNVAASVGNVPSRKWVAPEEKLVWDARAVGGEKVREAVAPVRVQVMGATKKVGAAVLAVSLRHLQEVQARAMKVSLLVILVFSLLGYLATSFLTWHIVTPLRELQEASSRIASGDRQVTIAVQRADEIGRLADAFRRMADDINRAFAELESQRREAEKLREVAEEARRTVEAHNQKLQAELHALLETVEQMSSGDLSIRIDLDTDGELGQLAEKIQIMAGTLHDILAEIRSVSETLVGAANKIRTSTENMASSASEQTAQVTDVVSSMAEISGTIRETAEYIQKVAHESQNAKEIARKGYQHVEEIYRGLEEIVSSQEAVTATISNLVSQVATIGEIASVIEEIADQTNLLALNAAIEAARAGEHGRGFAVVAEEVGKLAERTTTATRQIAQVIKAIQQRTAETDQSVAAARSVAARVTEAASVMQRAMQEIVSGAEVVQEMLSHVATSSQQQSAAAEQVSRGMEAIRTAAMETATSTHEIAVEAEGLSHLAARLDGLLSQFRLEETPTRVTEVSAPRWGVRQKAREYSVT, from the coding sequence ATGGGCAGCTCAAGAACCGTCCTGAGCCTGCGAACGAAGCTCCTTCTCCTGGTGGAATCGGTCGTTATCGTCTTGGCGGTTGGCGTCAGCCTCTACTTTGCACGCCTCCAGAGAAGTCGGACCCTCGAGGAGATCGACCGCCTGGTGGAGGCTCTGGCTTCTAACCTTGCCTTTCAGGGGCGCTTCGGACTCCTTCTGGGCGACACGGAGGAACTGAACCGTGCACTCCAGTCGGTGCAGGTAGAGGACGTGGTTTACGGCGCCTACCTCGATTCGGCGGGCAATGTGGCGGCGTCCGTCGGCAATGTCCCCAGCCGTAAATGGGTTGCCCCGGAAGAGAAACTCGTGTGGGATGCCCGTGCTGTCGGCGGGGAGAAGGTTCGGGAGGCGGTAGCTCCAGTGCGTGTCCAGGTAATGGGCGCCACTAAGAAGGTAGGAGCGGCGGTTCTGGCTGTGTCCCTCCGGCACCTCCAGGAGGTGCAGGCCAGGGCCATGAAGGTCAGCCTTCTGGTGATCCTCGTGTTTAGCCTTCTGGGCTATTTGGCGACAAGTTTCCTCACCTGGCACATCGTTACGCCGCTTCGGGAGCTCCAGGAGGCCTCGTCCAGGATCGCCTCGGGGGACCGTCAGGTCACGATCGCGGTGCAACGGGCGGACGAAATCGGCAGGCTTGCGGATGCCTTCCGGCGCATGGCGGACGACATTAATCGCGCCTTTGCCGAGCTTGAGTCCCAGCGCCGGGAGGCCGAAAAGCTCCGCGAGGTAGCGGAGGAGGCGCGGCGGACGGTGGAGGCCCACAACCAGAAGCTGCAGGCGGAACTGCACGCTCTCCTCGAGACCGTGGAGCAGATGAGCAGTGGCGACCTGAGCATCCGGATCGACCTGGATACGGACGGCGAGCTTGGGCAGCTGGCGGAGAAGATCCAGATCATGGCCGGGACCCTCCATGACATTCTGGCCGAGATCCGGTCCGTATCCGAGACCCTCGTGGGCGCCGCGAACAAGATTCGAACCTCGACGGAGAACATGGCTTCCTCCGCCTCGGAGCAGACCGCGCAGGTGACGGACGTCGTCAGTAGCATGGCGGAGATTTCCGGCACCATTCGCGAGACGGCCGAGTACATTCAAAAGGTCGCCCACGAGTCGCAAAACGCCAAGGAAATTGCCCGAAAGGGCTACCAGCACGTGGAAGAAATCTATCGCGGACTGGAGGAGATAGTCAGCTCGCAGGAGGCGGTGACAGCCACGATCTCGAACCTGGTTTCCCAGGTGGCCACGATTGGCGAGATCGCCAGCGTCATCGAAGAGATTGCTGACCAGACGAACCTTCTCGCCCTCAACGCCGCGATTGAGGCGGCTCGCGCGGGCGAGCACGGCCGAGGCTTCGCGGTGGTAGCCGAAGAAGTAGGTAAGCTGGCGGAAAGGACGACTACGGCCACCCGGCAGATCGCCCAGGTCATCAAGGCGATCCAGCAACGGACCGCGGAGACCGATCAGTCCGTGGCAGCGGCAAGAAGTGTGGCCGCCCGTGTCACAGAAGCCGCCAGCGTGATGCAGAGGGCGATGCAAGAAATCGTCTCCGGAGCCGAGGTGGTGCAGGAGATGCTCTCCCACGTGGCCACAAGCTCGCAGCAGCAGTCAGCGGCGGCGGAGCAGGTGAGCCGGGGCATGGAAGCAATACGCACGGCCGCCATGGAAACGGCTACCAGCACCCACGAAATCGCCGTGGAAGCTGAAGGGCTTAGCCACCTTGCGGCGCGGCTGGACGGCCTCCTCTCCCAGTTCCGGCTGGAGGAGACCCCCACCCGCGTCACGGAGGTGAGCGCCCCACGCTGGGGTGTGCGCCAGAAGGCGAGAGAATACAGCGTAACCTAA